CAGTTGTGCATGTAACTCAGGCTGACAATCTTCTGGACCTTAATAAGGAAAAGGTATCTGCCAATGAAAACATCAATGCTGATTATTCTAGTTGCCCTGCCACTATGGGAAATCCATCATCTGCCTGTACAATGAGTTCTGATCAGGTTGGGGATTTTCTGGGTTCAGGCAACTGTTCACAGAAATCAGGAATTACTCAAACATGTCAGTCTGAAGGATTTAAATATTCGAcaagtattaaaaaaaaggaagcggCTTTTCTTTGTGCAGAAGCTCATTCTCATAATTCATCTAGTGAGCCAAGCCAGAATATTGAGTCTTCTGGTGGCAAAAACATGGTATTGCAATCAAAGTTATTAGTGACTGCAGACTGCAAAATAGGTGTGTCGTCTACCAGTGTTCCTACCAGCTGTGCAAATGGTGTTCCTATAATGATTTCATCTGATGAGGCTCCCAAGACCCTCTCCTATCCTTTAGCACATCCAGCTATGTCTGTTGATAGTGCACCTATGTCTTATGAGGATGAGAAGATTAATATTTCTGAAGGTATTCTTGATGAAGATCCCTATGACAGTGAATACGAGTCAGATGGTTGTCATGCTGCTGGTAGTGGTACGCAACATCTGTCTGAACGGCAAGATGAAGACGACTCTCCCTATGAGGAAGGTGAGCTCAGGGAAACAATCAGAGTGCCAGAggatgaagaacatgaaaagaaCATCGATAAGAAGTTTTGTTCTTCTGCATCTGTAGATGAGAATGGTCCTTTTTGCACAACAGAGGAGAAAGGCGACTGCAGGATTGTTGTCTCTGCTGGAAAGGAGGATAATCATCATGGCAGTGATGTGGGCAATGTAGTCCACGAAAAGGGGAATGATCCTGCTATCCTTCCGGAGTCACATGTGCAGGCATCTATAGTGAACAAAGAATCAGTTACAAGCTTTGCCATCCTTGGTTCTACCGAGGCTGGTAAAGTAATGTCAGAGGATCATGCATTGAAAGATTGCTGTCTCGGCGAGCAGGTAGTAGAGACAAAGTCTGATCAAGCACATAGTGCAAGTCTGGAGACTGTGACGGAGGATGGTCAAGTTGGGACCTCTGTGCAGCTGAAGACTGTCAGGCATTGTAGCTCAGCAGAAGCAACTAAATCAGattgttcaacaatgaaatccCCTGTGAGGGACGAAGTCCTCAAGGAACCTAGAAGAAGTGAAGAAGTCAGTACACATCCTGCTGGCAAGACTAGTAAAAGCCGTATCATTAGTCTAGGTCGGCCTTCAGATGGATCATCAAGGGATAAAAGGGGGTCCATTTCTAATGCCACACCTACCCGAATTAAAATGGAAAAGTGTATTGATAGTTTATCCAGTAAAGATAAAGTACTTGTTCAAGGGAACAGGTTTTGCTTCTTGTTCCATGCATTCTTTGTGTACCCCTCTCAGTTGGACTTCTAGTTCTCTCCAATTAACGTGATTTATTTGTTCGTTTTTTGTTTACAGAGATGAGATGAACAGAGACTCGagctcaaaatttaaaaaagacagaaacaagGAGAGGACATTTGCGGGTACAGTATCTGACAGCCCACGCTTAAGAGGGAGAGTTGTTCATCCTGATGATACAAGTGGCAGCTGGGATTCAGATCAACAATACACAGCTGAGCGTCAAAATGGTATAACAGGCTTTAGAACCATGGGATCAAAAAACGCTGCCATAGCTGCAGCAGCTAAGCTTGAAAGTGATGGCTTCATTGTCGCGCCTGATGGAACCATTGTAACAGAGCGGACAGGGGCAAGAGTAAGATCTGAGGCTAAGGCCGTTAATATCTCATCACAGAGTTTCCATATGCGACAACAAAGAAGATTAACAGCAGCAAGGGAAGGTGAGATGCCATTTGACATGCAAATGGCTCGTCGTTCCGACAGGTGTAGGAATCCAGATGcagaatttcatgaatttggcAGCGAGTTGGTTGTTCCAAGACGTGGAGCAAGGTTTCTCGAAGGCGTGCCCAAGGATACACATGGCCAGGCTTTCTCCCGTCTTCACTATGCTTCAGCTGATGACAGGCCCCTTCGTAGGGGAGAGCGGAGCTTTTCGCCTGTTGGAAGAATGGGTTCATACAATCCTGGTAGAAGGTCTCCACGTAGATTAAGGACACGTTCTCCTCAGTTGTGGCTGTCGCCCAGAAGGCGGTCTTCTGAGAGGTCTGATGGATGTCATTCTCCTGTTCGTTGTCGATCACCACCACCTTTTAAGTTCGGACATGGTTTTGAAAGACGAAGGTCACCTTGCCAGGGCAGTTCTTTCCCACATGATATGATGGACATGTGTGCATCAACTAGAATGTATAGATCCTCCATACCAAGACGGCATGAAGAAATAAGAGACATGGCTCCCATGGATCGTAACAGAGTCTTCATTCCTGATAGGGTTCCATCTGGAAGGTTGTCACCAAGGAACATGCGCAGGTTTGCTCGAGTGGATTCACCTGAGAGGATGGACATTGAGAAGAACTGCAGGCGTTTGCTTCCTGGGCGTTTTAGAGAGTTTGCTAATGATGCCAGAGAAACAGGTTACAGAAGGTTTTCTGATGAGGGAGTAAACTTTGTTGAGAAGCGTGGACCTGTGCGTGCTGTTAGGCACTTCGATGTTGAGGATGTTGAAAGGGTCGGTGTTCTTGAGGATGATTACGACAGCTCTTACGATGCCATTCGGTCTGAGGTGAATGTCGACTTTCACAGAAGCAGCTCGAGGGATTTTGGCAGGGGCATAAAGAGCCGGTTGGGTACGTCCCCGAGGAAAGAGAAATTCAGGGAGGACAGAGACGATGGCCCTGAGTATTCAAGACGATGCTGGCGCCATGATGCAGCCGGTGTTTGTCATGATGATGTTATCATGTCTAAGCGGAGAAGATTCGATGGGTAATGCCCAGTGGATATCCCTGATTCTTGGTGCTATCTATGCAAGCAGAAAGCTACTTGATCTGAACTAGGTGAAGTGTTTTTCTGTGCAACAGTCTGTGATATGGGGCTTTGGTCTAAAGCTGCTTGCCCTCTACAAGAGCGAGGTCTCCCCCTCATGGATGGAAGTATGTGCCCTTGTTCTATCTATCTGCTTCTTGAACTGCATCCTCGTGAACAGATGGTAAATAACATGAAATGGGTAAACTCGTTCATTCTCAGGTCGTTTTCTTGCTCACTTGGCTGCACCAAGATGGAATGGTGGCTGGAATGGGCTTGCACACCATATGAGGAAATGTTTTGAGCACTCCCGTGTTCGTGTTCTGGATTGCTTGCTGAACGATCGTTAAGTGAGGGATATGGATGAAATGGAGTTGGAGAGCCACCTTTGAGGTCCATCACCAAAACTAATCTTGAAACTAAAACAGAGATAAAAGCCTTGAAAGTTTAGGTGCTGAAGTTAGACTACCAGAACGGTTTTCTCAGTATTGGCGACTGCGGTTCTGGTGCTGATCATGTTGGACAATGGATTTGAAACTGATGTGTTTTTTTGGATACTGTGcaaatatttttccttcatttctgaGAAGGAAATGTACCCAGATAAGATTATTTTATCTGAAACAGTCTGGGGAGGGAAAACACTCagatgagatttttttttatctcaagcAAGTTCAGCAGCCATGTGAGGCTTGAGAAACTTTTGCAGAAGAAAACGACCGCAGAGTGGGCTACTTTTCTCACGTGAATCCTCCCATTTTTGAATCTTTGGGACCACGCCTCTTTATAGGGGAATCTGCGCATGGAGACAGTCAAGTCCAACCTCTTTTGTCGTGCATCTTTATGTTTGCTTCAGGCGAGGCCATCTCTGGAACTAGATGAATTTGGGGCGATGCGTTATTTTGCAGAAATTGTTTACTTAGATGTTTGACTTCGATATTTTCGACAGTACGAAGTCCCCAGAGGCCAAGCAGAGAACTGACGCTTAGAGTCTCGTTATTCTGGCAGAAGGGTTCGTGGGATCGAATATCCCTTCAGCGCATTCTAAAAAGTTTAACTTAAATGTGTAAatgagatccaagatccataaGCAAATATGCATTTTCTAGGGGTGCTAAGAGGTTTGCATTTCCTGGTATGTTCTCCAAATGGTGATTTGAGGGGCCTGTTTGTCAACAGATGAGGACAACAATGGTGAGGGAAATTGTTAAAATTTGGACATGGTCAGTCGTTGAAGTACATTTTACGAGCTCTACTCTGGTTTTCATGTTTGTTGGTCCACTGTGCCTGCAACTTGGCTTTAAGCTTTTCAAACTGAACATGGACGGTTGGTAAACTATGGATGCTAATAAGCCTTTTAAGATGGATTTTGGAGGGTGCAGTGTACTAAAGATTTTACAATCATGAAAAGCGATTGTTGAAGAGCGCTGGTTGAGATTGAAAAATCATGGATGCAAACAGAGTGTTTCCTTTCTCGAAACGAAAAGAGGGGTGGTCTTCTTCCTGCCGCTGTTTGTAACACCTTGGCTTCGTACAATCCCTGCACAATGCTCTTAGGGCAAGCCCAAGGACATAGGAGGAAGGGGGTACGTCTTCCTCTAATTTAATTGCTTGAAACCAATACGGCTGCACGGTCAGGAGGATTGCCATAAGGTGCTTTAGAGGCAGAGTTATCTAAAATAAAAGTGAACAAGAAAGAACCAACAAACTAATGCCAAAATAAACACCTAATCTTTTATTAGAAAGCTTACAATGGGAgagaaaaccatgaaaagaaGGTTGTCATACAACAACTTGTGAACATGCAAGTGTCTTctaagagggagagagagagagagattctcctgtggggaaaaaaaaaaaaagaacacttaAAATGGATTCCACAACTTTATGAgtttgttccttcaaaaaaaggACTGAAGGAAACTTCCCCACAAAGAACGCTTCTAATTATGGAAGATCCATAAACTTATCATTCACGGGGACATAGCATTGATAAGTGGATCAATAAACTCTTCGGTGCAGTCTGGTACTTCAAATCCCTCGTTATCTTTGAGTTTTAATCAGTTGGAGTTGAGCACTCTTCCTGTCTAATGTCCACCGTTGAAGATGTCTTAGCAGGCTTGAGCCTCTAATGGAGTTTTGGCAAACGGCCATattccttcatcttcttctgaCGCCtccactgccttcttttccttcaGTTTCTCCTTTAAGCTCTTTTCTGCTGTCGCCATAACCAGAAAATACTGGTTTTTCTAGGAAGGAAGCAAAGTTACGGAAGGCGGCAAAGTTGGAATTTTAGGATTAGAGAAGAGAACCACTAGAAAAAGTTACGGGAGGCGGTAAGTTAGAAAACTTGGATTAGAGAACCGCTAGAAAAAGTTACGAGAGATGACAAAGTtagaaaatttggatttgggaGCCATTAGAAAAATTTATGGGAGGCGGCAAAGCTAGAACATTTGGATTTTCGAAGCGCTAGAAATCGAAAGATCAAATAGTAAGTCCTTAGAAATTAGctgcttcttccttttctatCAATGTTATAATCTTAGCTTTTAATAGAGGTGTAGGGAATAGCTTCTGGCCCATGCCATTCTACAaaaattgttgcatttatatATTACTaccttcttaatttttttacttatttgcaTATGGTTGCcccataaaatttaaaatttaaactctTAGTACCCTttagctagaaatttctagctcctcCACTGGTTTAGAttagtatttttttctttataggAAAGTGCAGTTAGCTAgatttttacaaatttaagaTAAAAATGCAGTCCTTATAATGAATCTTGACTTCCTCCTACTTGAAGTTCTTTAAGCCTAACCCTATAGCCAGGTGGATGGTGTTTCTTTTTATCACTGGGTTCAACATGATTTGATCATGGTTCATATGTGCAGCTAGGAATAGCTAATTAGTCTAGCTTTATTGGAGGTGCAGTTCAATTGGTTTCTAGTTTTAACTGGAACTATGTTCTTTATTGGCAAGCAGGTTTATGCTTTCCAGTTTAGCTAAGAGGTGCAATCTTGAAATTGAACTCCAAGACTTCCTTTAACTTGGAGGTCATAAGTCTAATATCCTATTTAGGTGGATGTTATGGCTTTTAGGTTCAACATGATTATGCTATGACCCATGTGTTCAACTTGGAATAGCTGAACAATCTAGCTTCTACTAGAAGTGAAATGAATAGGTTTCTGGTTCTAATTGGTGCCAATATTGACAAGGAGGTTTAGGTAGATTTTTACCTGTTTATGCTAAAACATGAAATCCTAATAAATCTGGACCtgcttcaacttgaaggtcttaagtCTAAGGCCTTTAAGTGCCCAACACGTGGACAGTGTTGCCAAAGGTGTTTTCTACAACTCATTTGTCTTGAACTGCAGTCATTGCAAGTTAAACTTGTTCTTCTGAATGTGTAGGTGAATTTAGTCAACCTCATCAGGTGGTCTTGAATTATTAATCCACAATTTTTTGGGACAATGCCACTAGGAAAAAGAagacttcaaatattttattggTGTCCATTTTAATCCCTCCATTAATAAGTAAACTTGTGGTAAGAGTAGAATATTAGAACCTTAAGGGAACAATGTCCAAGCAGGAGATGTAGATTCTAGTCAGTGATCATCTAAGAACTTTTCTTGCTTGATACTTTTGTCTTTTAATTGATTAGATCATAAACATTTGTTTTTCACATGTAACTGCTAGGAATTGCCAAAAGGATCTCACGTTCCAATGAATGTAAACCTTTAGTTTTACTCGCCCTTTTACAACGCCTAATGTTGCCATGTAGTGTTTCAAACGGACATTTTGGacaatcataaaaaatagatataacaagttttctcttgcTCTTAATGCATCATGTGGCAACCATACCATCAAGAGAAACATGAGCCCACCCCATTTTCATTGAACCCTTTTTGTGCCAAACAACTCATCCATTTTAAAAAGTTGCGAGTAAACTTCCAAATTTGTGGATCTTGTTTACTCATATTCTTGTTTAAGCCAAACCTTTTCTGTAAAGAGAAAGTGATATCTGGGAAAATGTGGCAATTTTGGAGAGTGCACAATAAAATCTTAAAGATATTCCCAGAAAGCAGATAGGACTGGTGACATGTCCGGCAGGTACCTACTTAGTCACTGTTTTATACTTTTCCCGGGAAAGATGCCTTTGAAAACCAAAGTTGGCCTGTAGCAAAATGTTTTGCTTATGGGCAATTACGGGTGCTTATTTTCCTATGATGCATAAGGGATATAGGAATAAGTTACAGAGAAACCATAGATTCTCTTATGGCACAAtatgttgttttctttacacGCTTcgaaaagtaagaaaaggagAAGGCACTTTTAGAAAAGTTGGTAAAATAGCAACAAGGAACCAAGACTATTGACACTTATAAGTTTCCTACTCGTGTTAATGCTAAGAATTCCCatttcgttctctctctctctctctctctctctctctctctctctagagtaGATTCTTCATCTATATTATCACTGTTCATCTTTTTCCTGCAGGAAAATTGTTTTCGGATCCACGTACAACTAACATTCAAAAGGAGAAGACCAACATCATACTTGCTTTTCTGGCAACTAGTGCAGTCactttcaagattttgataCCATTCATCTCTTTCGTCTTCTTGATAGATTATATGTCATTCTTGACGGTAATGGTCCTATTGAACATCTGTCTTCATCAAAAGATAGTCTTGGATGAGTTGATTAATATTTGTCAGCAGAATGGGGATTTGTTAGGCAAGGAATAATGGCAATCTAGAAACTGACAAGACCAAAAACTTGATCTTAATCCACCTATAGTTAAATTTTGTCTGTATAAGGTAATTTGATTAGGCGTGAACTGGTTTTtactaatttaaaaataagatgaGATCGAAAGAACTGGCTAAGTCTAACCTACCAATTTGCTAAATTGCAGCGAATTCATCATCGGTTGTCTCAAGGCgtaactttttagttttttctagTGTCATATTAGATTATTTCTTCTTCAAAGACTATTAGTTGTGAGCATATTTTATAGCTCAAAAGTTTCACAGCTAGACTCATTACTATACCAAATTACATCAATAATTGACATcaataatttttcttcaaaaaagtaGGCTTCTGATTTCTGGTTGCACTGAAAAAGGATAATTGATGATGATATTGCCCTTCTCCGCTCTTGCAGCAGGGATCATTTTCTGCACGCACTCTGAACAAGAAACTTCTTATCTTGGAGCCTATGAGggccaaaagaaaaacatctttttgaaTCTCGTGCTTTCAGTCTTGCTTGTTGTATGATCAACACTGCAACTCTTTGGGCACATATTGAAGTGGAAAGAAACGAATCTGTTCATCATATATGTTCTCATATGAGAAGTATTCCCTTTGTTGGTAGTAAAAAcggaaaggaggaagaaaggaaaaggaggaagaaggataCTGCAATTTGTCGTATCAAATCTTGCAGAAATGGGCATTTTCACTTAAAAActtgaacttaaaaaaatacGAGAAATCCTCTCATTTAGGGTGACACTCCTACCTTCCCCCATTTCCTATACTGAAGTTCAACTAAACCCCGTAATACTATAatccatacacacacacagaaagagagagtgtatatatatctttcttgagatatgcaaattaaataaatatgatGACTATACTTACTAATGATGAATCATCCAATCAACTTACTTAGTCGTTTAGCAGGTGCCACATCCATTTCTAAAAGGTTGAATGGCAATTATTAttctaattttgaaaagttaattTACATATAGCGCTTTATAAATCATCGCTAAGTTATTTAAACAACTTATTACGCATAGTTTTCATACTTATTTAGTATGCTTATTCTGACGGGCACAAAGCAtgcttcatcccgagaagaaatgaaatatgtGACATTCAGGACTGAAATCATTGATACCACAATTAAAATGTTTGAATAAGATGATCTATGATTGAGGTGCAGCCAACTGTGAAAAGAGGAAGCCACGGAGGCATCGACACCTGTCCGGATAACCGCCATGCCGGCAATGAGGTGACTCACCATGGATCTTCTTGCATCACCCACAAGCTTCTTTCAAGTTGGCCAACTCACATCCACATTGACAGCTCAATCATGGAAGGACAgtgtcactctctctctatcctttCCCACCACCTCCATGTGCTTCCACACCGCCCCATGTCATGAATCTCAATCTCTCACCCATCTCATGTGCTTCCAAACCGCCCATCCATCAGACTCATCCTCCTTCTCAATCCTCTAGTGATCAAGGTCAGATCTTCTTATCCAATGGCTTTTAACTATGCTACCTGCATTTGTCATGATGTCGACATTGATTGAGAAACATATGCGATCTACTTGGACTATCAGTTGGAAGTTTGCATTTGCTTTGAATGGtggttttgatttttccaaTTTGAATTGAGTTTTTAGTTGAGTCTTCGCCATATCTTGGAGCTGTGTTTAGAACTTTTGGGGTTCCCATTAACCTAAAGATAATCACCATGAAGAAGTTGCAGGAGTTTTCTCttggttctttttgttttgtagaTCTTTCATGGATCATACATTAAAGGTCTCATACCTACcgttctcttatatatatatatatataattcacgTGCTTCTACACCATATCATGATAATCTAATATAGGAATCATGTCCAGTCACTTACTGGGGCCGTATCTTCTGATACAATAAATATAACTATAACAGTTGCATTAAAGCTAGATGTGATTGCGATGCATAATATTTCGTGTTCAACATTtgtcttttgaattttttcatgttcttaaCGTGAATGTTTTCCTTCCTACTTTTTCTGTTGTTCAAATTTGTTTCTTCAGCATTTAAGTCCATCTTGCACCTACACTGGACCTAGGGTTGCTGTAGTCCTGAACAAATATCGAAatacctctctctctgttttgtACACTCGCGTACGCGCCTGCAggctcacacacacacattctagTGGTCAGTACTGAATAAACCATGCAATCTTTTTCCGGCATTTTGCAGCGAACCCAGAGATCCTGGTTCAGCCATGCTTCTTTTTCCAACTTGAACAAATTTTAGCACCCTCGTTTCTTGATTAAAAAGAGGAGAAGGGAGTGGCGTTTTCTCTCTGATCTCATGTTTACCCCCACCTTCTCGCCTAAATAATGCTCTATGAATCCTGCTCTTGTCTTTTCAGCTTTTATCATGCTTTTTTTAATGCTAATGTGGTCCAAGTTCGgagggagatggagaaagagaggttGCTTGGGAACGAATCTTGCCAAGTTGGaagagagatggagaaagaagaaggaatctcACCAATTTCAGAAGGCCACCACAATATGGAAATTTCTGTAAGGTGCAAGCAAATTAATAGGAATCATTTTCTGGATAAGCCCGGAAGTTTAACATAGGTCACGTAAACAAGTAGTTTTGTGTTTGATCTAGGTATTACCAAGTTCCATCGCCAGATCTGGCTTAATTGAGCTCCACCcaagatttgaaattggatGAACTGACCCCCAAACCGAACCCAGATCCAACCGATCAAGAAACTGAGCTTTTATACGCATACAGGGATCAGATTCTTGGTTAATGTTCATATGCAAAAAACTTCACATAGAACTCGAAGTCCGGATATGTTCTGTCGATCCAGTTTTGTTTGCGACATTCAACCAAACATTCACGGATGCAGTCAAATACCAAACCTGAACCGTTTCTGTAATCAAAAAGTTTGAAGGTAGACGGGAAAAAGTGGATTTATTTTTCCCGATAGTCTTCCTGTACCAAACAATTTGCACAGAGTTGTTCATAGTTGGGGTGAGACCCACAAAGGTGTTGTACGTTATCACAGATTCTTCTGCCAGGCAGGCATGGGCGGCGGTACAAGACAAGCGCATACTGCCtgttctttgttggatactgCAAATACAGAGGAATGCacaattcctctctctctctctctctctctctctatatatatatatatatatatatatatatatatatatatattaggtgAAACTGGTGCCCTAAGTCCTAATCAATAAACTTGACAGAATCATTGCAACCAAGTCATGTGCAGAGTGCGATGTAAGGAGTAGCTActaaaaaaactaatgaaaacaagaagcatGGAAACGTAGCTCCTTACTATTAACGCTAGTCTGGAGCTCCAATTCTAAATAAGGGAAAGGTTGGCATCGACCACAACCAACCTTGAAACAAACCCACATCCTACCAGAACAGTAACGGCCCtattttatgtgtgtgtgtgtgtgaaagaggaGAGAGACTCTGACGTGACATGCTTAGTGGGAATCACTGTAGTCAAATAACCATGTTCCAGGTGATGCCAAACTTGTCTTTGTCAGacaatttaatttttcagtGATTGCATCATTACGATAGACACTGTTCTATATAAACTGTCCACAGGAAAATACCATAAAAACCATGGGTTATTAACTGTGTcgcatcttgtctcttgcttttCACTGGATCAGCTTGCTCCATGAACCACAGTGAAAAACTAAGTTGCATTTCCTGACAATTTATGATCACAAGAAAGTGGAATGcataaaactaatgcatgaagACATTAACAAAATTTAGATTAGGATATATGGGACTGCTTTGGACTTGGAATCAGTGGCACACGTTATTACTGTATGTTTGAGAAACATATCATGATATTCTAACTAGAAAAACTTGCTGAAATCTACCTATAGTCTGCCAAGTATGCAATTTGCAGAACAGATGGACAAACACGATCCTGACTGACTCAGCACAGGTCCTGCTTCAGCTTTAACAGATGCATTAAACCTGATGAAACGTTTCATGGACTTCAACTATGTACAACATGCATCTAAGGGACAGTTTAGTCATTTCTGATGGTTTGGAAGAAATATTCGAATCCAGGTTGGTCAAGTTGGTATTTAGCAAAGAACAAATGGGCATTGAATAACAAGAGAATCAGCAATCATACACAACGCAGAACATATAGtgagatgaaaagaaaagtagCCTTTTTACATGAAAACCGTAGTACCATCTCATCTTTATGATATTGTTCTATCAGCTATCCAACCATAATCCAATATTGTTTTATATGAGTTTCCATCTCTTGAGATGGTGTAATGTGCAGCCTGAACGACAATCTGCAACTTAAGATTTTCCCCTTCTGAGATCTCTCAGCAACTCAATTTCTGCATACTGCATCAAAAACTGCTGGACAGAGCATGGAAGCTGAAACAACAGTCTCGGGAATTGGACATCAAAAAGTAAGTAAAATCGCAATGTATTCTGCTTCCAGATATGAATCAATTTGTTTTTCCACGACGTTATGATCGTCTTCCATGTTTATGGACTTTCTGTCTGTAAACTGTAAAGTATGATATATCTGCATGTTAACTTATTTGAAGAGGAGCAGATTATAGTCTTATAGATgcaccattttcttctttacgGTCATTTTGGATCCCaaaacatatttcatttttcaagttaaaGTAGGTTAAGCTAATAATACTGCACGAATTTCCGTTTGTCCTTCATTTTACTCCATTGAATGTTACAAGAGAcaagaagtgtttttttttttttttttttagcagcATGCTATTTCATCTGGCAATCATCATAAAGCCTCCTGATTATATGAAGGACAAATTCTGGGTTGTCTTATTTTCCTGTGAATTTTTTGtgcaaaaaatgatcaacaaaTATCAACTTTTTAACTTTGTATCATGATCCGGGCAAATGAAAGCACTCCTTTTACATGTGCTACCTTTTTTACTCTATAAAGAACAAGCATCAATGTTTAGAGATTCTTCAGGTGCAGGATCATGATTAACATTATGAAATCTTGAAACTCCATAATGGAAAGAAAATTCTCCTTTCAATTTTCCAAATTCGATCTGTCTAACTACTTCCAGCTCAATGTAAACTACAGCATTTAATCAGGTGTCTTGAGACATCAACCAATCGGATTTTTTATGATATGTTGGAAAGATTGACAGCACAGAAAGCAGGATGAGCTCTACCAGTTATACGGTAGAACTTATACTCCTTTCTTCTGTCTTGCTGTCAAGTATctgaagatgaaaaggactACCACTATCTGGATTTCTGGTTAAACCAATGGGtagtaaaggaaaataagaggaataTTATATTGTCATAGATGATGAACTTCAACCTGTGGTTAATGTACTCATAAATATTAGGTACTTCTAAACTGTGAGAAGTAGGACTTTAAAGCTTACAAGCAACCTTTTGATTTAACTAAATCTTGATGAATGTCATGAAAACTCCAAATCACCACAAAAGTTAATGGACAACccatctttttcttcaattgtAGTGTCAGTTGTTTCAGTGTCATTCAGGACAGATATTTAGCTAGTCTGGATTTGCCTAGCAAGAATCAGAAAGTAAAGGAAATTGGTTTTAGTTATAGTATCAGTTTCTCCATGCTCATCTGAGTATGAACCCACACCGGATCTGTTTAGATCTCAATCTGGATACATGTAAATATCGGGTTTTAAGTTAGATCTGGATATGGGTTCTACTTCAGTTTATTGtatctaattcaaatccaattaaatTGATCTGATTATATCAGACATGGTAATGACTGCAATCTGATGCTACATCCCTATTCTCCCACTGGTCTTTTTGCACAAATGCTTTCTCATTGATGCTTTTTCACTGACGTGATTATTTCAC
This window of the Nymphaea colorata isolate Beijing-Zhang1983 chromosome 2, ASM883128v2, whole genome shotgun sequence genome carries:
- the LOC116247304 gene encoding uncharacterized protein LOC116247304 isoform X2, yielding MNHMGWNFSNSLVNMPIKKRRVPLMMTAAPSAAGVSDQAHVQERKQESQFRSTSGIVEHKRVSEPGVSNEGNSVMEITGPSVEKGASEVVNDIETSGTGCVLVDTKCAPNQADVVGERSLSENNSNMVQETVDHESRSKLDLVSEKASIAGSSAVSAGIFRSMDLSSDLNNREESTKAKDDFHCIPGQRSQHVLAEDAEMEGSEDLSCIQSRESRFHWDLNTSMETWDEPSTVTGCNPRSDISNQVGNSGTFETEQSNNKNYEVEEIFEKTEVHSMSLNQMVKGSEYSSGYGDDVKRSEAPFASDDLASSQGLGCHSDEDKAVADDMHKIATDAVVHVTQADNLLDLNKEKVSANENINADYSSCPATMGNPSSACTMSSDQVGDFLGSGNCSQKSGITQTCQSEGFKYSTSIKKKEAAFLCAEAHSHNSSSEPSQNIESSGGKNMVLQSKLLVTADCKIGVSSTSVPTSCANGVPIMISSDEAPKTLSYPLAHPAMSVDSAPMSYEDEKINISEGILDEDPYDSEYESDGCHAAGSGTQHLSERQDEDDSPYEEGELRETIRVPEDEEHEKNIDKKFCSSASVDENGPFCTTEEKGDCRIVVSAGKEDNHHGSDVGNVVHEKGNDPAILPESHVQASIVNKESVTSFAILGSTEAGKVMSEDHALKDCCLGEQVVETKSDQAHSASLETVTEDGQVGTSVQLKTVRHCSSAEATKSDCSTMKSPVRDEVLKEPRRSEEVSTHPAGKTSKSRIISLGRPSDGSSRDKRGSISNATPTRIKMEKCIDSLSSKDKVLVQGNRDEMNRDSSSKFKKDRNKERTFAGTVSDSPRLRGRVVHPDDTSGSWDSDQQYTAERQNGITGFRTMGSKNAAIAAAAKLESDGFIVAPDGTIVTERTGARVRSEAKAVNISSQSFHMRQQRRLTAAREGEMPFDMQMARRSDRCRNPDAEFHEFGSELVVPRRGARFLEGVPKDTHGQAFSRLHYASADDRPLRRGERSFSPVGRMGSYNPGRRSPRRLRTRSPQLWLSPRRRSSERSDGCHSPVRCRSPPPFKFGHGFERRRSPCQGSSFPHDMMDMCASTRMYRSSIPRRHEEIRDMAPMDRNRVFIPDRVPSGRLSPRNMRRFARVDSPERMDIEKNCRRLLPGRFREFANDARETGYRRFSDEGVNFVEKRGPVRAVRHFDVEDVERVGVLEDDYDSSYDAIRSEVNVDFHRSSSRDFGRGIKSRLGTSPRKEKFREDRDDGPEYSRRCWRHDAAGVCHDDVIMSKRRRFDG